In Xanthomonas sp. SI, the following are encoded in one genomic region:
- a CDS encoding diacylglycerol kinase translates to MADQFGHLPRGPRRMLMALRWSYQGLRAAWLHESSFRLEACLFVLLAPLALWLGQGPVQQALMIGSLLLVLAVELLNSAIEAVIERYGPEHHELAGRAKDMGSAAVLLMLANVVLCWGLILLPRVL, encoded by the coding sequence ATGGCCGACCAATTCGGGCACCTGCCGCGCGGACCGCGCCGGATGCTGATGGCACTGCGCTGGTCGTACCAGGGGCTGCGCGCGGCCTGGCTGCACGAGTCCTCGTTCCGGCTGGAAGCGTGCCTGTTCGTGCTGCTGGCGCCGCTGGCGCTGTGGCTGGGGCAGGGGCCGGTGCAGCAGGCGCTGATGATCGGTTCGCTGCTGCTGGTGCTGGCGGTGGAACTGCTCAATTCGGCGATCGAGGCGGTGATCGAGCGCTACGGCCCCGAGCACCACGAACTGGCCGGCCGCGCCAAGGACATGGGCTCGGCGGCGGTACTGCTGATGCTGGCCAATGTCGTGCTGTGCTGGGGCCTGATCCTGCTGCCGCGCGTGCTGTGA
- a CDS encoding SGNH/GDSL hydrolase family protein, with translation MSRSPLRTALLATCLFLLGLHPALALTPAAAPKIPEQVSSPDWEQDMQRFAQADAAHPPTPGGVLFVGSSSIRFWTSLASDFPGVDTLNRGFGGSEIRDSTWYADRIVVPYRPRLVVFYAGDNDLNSGRSPQQLRDDFLAFVTRVRRDLPTTRIAYISIKPSPARAALLPQVAEANALIRKAAAGLKRVDFIDVATPMLGADGQPRGELFGPDHLHMNAAGYALWRDIVRPYLQRK, from the coding sequence ATGTCCCGTTCGCCGCTGCGCACCGCGCTGCTCGCCACCTGCCTGTTCCTGCTGGGCCTGCATCCGGCCCTGGCGCTCACTCCGGCCGCCGCACCGAAGATCCCCGAACAGGTTTCCAGTCCGGACTGGGAACAGGACATGCAGCGCTTCGCCCAGGCCGACGCCGCGCATCCGCCCACGCCCGGCGGCGTGCTGTTTGTCGGCAGTTCCTCGATCCGCTTCTGGACCTCGCTGGCCAGCGATTTCCCCGGCGTGGACACGCTCAACCGCGGCTTCGGCGGTTCGGAGATCCGCGACAGCACCTGGTATGCCGACCGCATCGTGGTGCCGTACCGGCCGCGCCTGGTGGTGTTCTACGCCGGCGACAACGACCTCAACAGCGGCCGCAGCCCGCAGCAGCTGCGCGACGACTTCCTGGCCTTCGTGACGCGGGTGCGCCGCGACCTGCCCACGACCCGCATCGCCTACATCTCGATCAAGCCCAGCCCGGCGCGCGCGGCGCTGCTGCCGCAGGTGGCCGAAGCCAATGCGCTGATCCGCAAGGCCGCCGCCGGGCTGAAGCGGGTGGACTTCATCGACGTGGCCACGCCGATGCTCGGCGCCGACGGGCAACCGCGCGGCGAACTGTTCGGCCCGGACCATCTGCACATGAACGCCGCCGGCTATGCGCTGTGGCGCGACATCGTGCGACCCTATCTGCAGCGCAAGTAG